The genomic DNA TCGGAATTCCAGAATTGGTTGCTGGTTACGTTCCCGATGGCCGCGAAGTTATTTACCATACCGAAAATGGCTTGTTGGGCATGGGCCCGATTCCTGAACCCCGCAATATAGATCCTGAGCTCATCAATGCAGGGAAAAAGTGTGTTACTGCCATTCCCGGCGCCAGTTTCTTCCATCATGCCGATAGTTTTACAATGATCCGCGGCGGACATATTGATTATTGCGTTTTGGGTGCCCTGCAGGTTTCGGAAGAAGGTGACCTTGCCAACTGGTCAACCGGCGAACCAAAAGCCATACCGGCAGTTGGCGGAGCAATGGATCTCGTAGCGGGCGTTAAAAATATTTTTGTGATCACGCAACACAATACAAAAACCGGTGAAGCCAAAATTGTAAAAAAGTGTACTTACCCGCTTACCGGTAAAGCTGTTGTTAACCGCATTTACTCTAACCTGGCTATCATTGATGTGAAACCAAATGGGCTTTTTGTTAGAGAACTTGCTCCCGGTGTGAGCCTTGATTACCTGCAGGATCGGACAGAGGCACGTTTGACTCAGTACTAGATTAAAGACAAGGAGAAGGTGTGAAGAGTAGAAGAGGAGTCCACTTGACTAATTATTAATTATACCAATTAACCATTCACAACCCCATTACATCAATACTCCATTACTCCATTACTTCAATACTCCACCATTTAACCAATTGACCAATTAACTAATTGACTTACATCATCAATTTTCAATACAACTTCATGAACTCTCAAATGGCTCTTCCTGACACAGAAAAACGCAGCGCTGAAGAAATTTATAAACAAGCCTGTGAAGTTATTCCCGGAGGCGTAAGCCGAAACACGGTTTTTCATAAACCCCATCCTTTTTATGCTGCCCACGCCAGTGGCTGTTATGTAACCGATATTGATGGCATCCAGCGTCTTGACTTTGCCAATAACATGGCTTCGCTGATCCATGGTCATGCCCATCCCGCCATTGTAAGTGCTGTGATTGAACAGGTTCAGAAAGGTACAGCCTACACCATGGCGACTGAAGCAGAGGTTGCGCTCGCACAATTGCTTTGCCACAGGGTTGAAAGTCTTGAACAGGTTCGGTTTACAAACTCCGGAACCGAAGCCGTAATGGCCATGATGAAAGCTGCCAGGGCTTTTACAGGCCGGTCCAAAATTGCAAAAGCCGAAGGCGCATACCATGGAACCTATGATTTTGCAGAAATCAGCCAGGCGCCTAATCCAACAAACTGGGGCGATATTGACCAACCCAACAGCGTTCCGCTGGCACATGGCACTCCGCAAGGCGTACTGGATGATATGATCATCTTTCCTTACAATGATATTGAACGAACTATTTCCATTCTAAACCGCCAGGCCGATAAGATAGCAGCTGTGATTATTGATCCTGTTCCGCACCGTGTTGGACTTTTACCAGGTACGGAACAGTTTATTGAAGCCATTTATAATTGGACCCGCGAAAACAATGCACTTCTTATCTTTGACGAAGTAGTAACCTTCCGGGTTAATTATGGTGGTGCACAGGAACGCTATTCTGTGAAGCCAGATATGACGGCCATGGGAAAAATTATTGGTGGAGGTTTTCCGGTTGGCGCTTTTGGTGGACGCGCTGATATTATGAAGGTGCTTGATCCCCGCGAAAGCAAGTTGCTATTTCCTTTTTCAGGAACTTTCTCGGCAAACCCTGTTACTGTTACGGCAGGCCGGGTGGCAATGGAACTCTTCGATCGTGATGCCGTGCTAAAGCTTAATGCCTTGACCCAGATTGCTATCCGGCAGATTGAGGAGGCCGTTAAGTTGGCTGATGTGCCTGTATCCCTCACAGGGGCAGGTTCCATGTTTCGTATACATTTAACGGAAACACCACCAAAAACCTTTCGTGAAGCTTACCAACCCAAAGAGGTATCGGCTTTGATCAATGAAATGCTTGATTTTATGTATCATAAAGAACAAATCATGATGATCAATACTTTTGCCTGTATGTTCTCTACAGTTATGACTCAAAAGGAAGTAGACAAGTTGAGTGAGGGAATGCTGAATGTGTTCAGGTTTATTAAGCCGAAGCTTGATGCGCTGGTAAAGTAGGGCAAAATTGATTGGCTCAAAAGGTCAAATCTTGTCATCCTGAACGAGGTGAAGGATCTCTATTTGGCTGTGAATTAGATTCTTCTGCGCGGCGGCGGATCATAATGACAAAATACAATAACCATACAAATTTTTGGACAGTTTATTACCAACTCGCTGCATAATAATAACCAAAATCAAATAGTGAAATGACCGAAGTATTCATTTGCGATGCAATCCGCACTCCTGTTGGCCGCTACGGTGGTAGCCTTTCCTCAGTAAGACCCGATGATCTGGCAGCCATCACCATCAAAGCGCTGATGGAAAGAAATCCCGGCATCAACTGGCTCGAAGCTGACGATGTAATGTTGGGTTGTGCGAACCAGGCCGGTGAAGATAACCGCAATGTGGCACGAATGGCGCTGCTGTTGGCTGGCATGTCCGAAACAATTCCCGGAGTCACCATCAACAGGTTATGCGGTTCGGGTATGGATGCCATTGGTACTTCAGCCCGCGCCATCAAAGCCGGAGAATCTGACCTGATCATTGCCGGAGGTGTGGAAAGCATGTCGCGGGCACCATTTGTTATGGATAAATCCTCCGAAGCCTTTTCGCGCAATGTTAAGCTTTACGATACAACCATCGGCTGGCGCTTTATCAATAAGGCGCTTGATAAAGAATATGGCACCGAGGCCATGATTGACACCGCCGAAAATATTGCTACAGATTTCAATATCAGCCGTGAAGATCAGGACAAGTTTGCCCAGTGGAGCCAGGAAAAGGTACACTATGCTCAAACCAACAATTTGTTTGCTCAGGAGATTTTTCCGGTAGCGATCCCACAGCGCAAAGGTGATCCCATCATTGTTAATACGGATGAACACCCACGTCTAACCTCAATCGAAAAGCTTTCGAAACTAAAACCTATTACCAGAAGTGATGGAAGCATCACTGCAGGCAATGCTTCTGGGGTAAATGACGGTGCGGCAGTCCTCATTATTGCTTCCGAGGCTGCAGTAAAAAAATATAACCTTAGCCCAAAAGCCAGAATCCTCGGAATGTCGGTTGCAGGTGTTCTGCCCCGCCTTATGGGA from Bacteroidales bacterium includes the following:
- a CDS encoding CoA transferase subunit B, with amino-acid sequence MVENIKIGWEMNEVAQKVAFDIPDGAYVNLGIGIPELVAGYVPDGREVIYHTENGLLGMGPIPEPRNIDPELINAGKKCVTAIPGASFFHHADSFTMIRGGHIDYCVLGALQVSEEGDLANWSTGEPKAIPAVGGAMDLVAGVKNIFVITQHNTKTGEAKIVKKCTYPLTGKAVVNRIYSNLAIIDVKPNGLFVRELAPGVSLDYLQDRTEARLTQY
- the pcaF gene encoding 3-oxoadipyl-CoA thiolase, whose translation is MTEVFICDAIRTPVGRYGGSLSSVRPDDLAAITIKALMERNPGINWLEADDVMLGCANQAGEDNRNVARMALLLAGMSETIPGVTINRLCGSGMDAIGTSARAIKAGESDLIIAGGVESMSRAPFVMDKSSEAFSRNVKLYDTTIGWRFINKALDKEYGTEAMIDTAENIATDFNISREDQDKFAQWSQEKVHYAQTNNLFAQEIFPVAIPQRKGDPIIVNTDEHPRLTSIEKLSKLKPITRSDGSITAGNASGVNDGAAVLIIASEAAVKKYNLSPKARILGMSVAGVLPRLMGMGPVPATQKLLKRLNLSLDQMDIIELNEAFAAQSLGCTRALGLADDDPRINRWGGAIAIGHPLGMSGARIVTTAFHQLQQANLNRALCTMCIGVGQGISMVIERV
- a CDS encoding aspartate aminotransferase family protein, whose amino-acid sequence is MALPDTEKRSAEEIYKQACEVIPGGVSRNTVFHKPHPFYAAHASGCYVTDIDGIQRLDFANNMASLIHGHAHPAIVSAVIEQVQKGTAYTMATEAEVALAQLLCHRVESLEQVRFTNSGTEAVMAMMKAARAFTGRSKIAKAEGAYHGTYDFAEISQAPNPTNWGDIDQPNSVPLAHGTPQGVLDDMIIFPYNDIERTISILNRQADKIAAVIIDPVPHRVGLLPGTEQFIEAIYNWTRENNALLIFDEVVTFRVNYGGAQERYSVKPDMTAMGKIIGGGFPVGAFGGRADIMKVLDPRESKLLFPFSGTFSANPVTVTAGRVAMELFDRDAVLKLNALTQIAIRQIEEAVKLADVPVSLTGAGSMFRIHLTETPPKTFREAYQPKEVSALINEMLDFMYHKEQIMMINTFACMFSTVMTQKEVDKLSEGMLNVFRFIKPKLDALVK